From Erwinia pyri, a single genomic window includes:
- the queD gene encoding 6-carboxytetrahydropterin synthase QueD, with amino-acid sequence MATTLFKDFQFEAAHHLPNVPEGHKCGRLHGHSFLVRLEITGEVDAHTGWIIDFAELKAAFMPVYDRLDHYYLNDIPGLENPTSEVLAKWIWDQMKPKLADLSAVMIKETCTAGCVYKG; translated from the coding sequence ATGGCTACCACGCTGTTTAAAGATTTCCAATTCGAGGCGGCTCACCATCTGCCTAACGTGCCGGAAGGGCACAAATGTGGCCGCCTGCATGGGCACTCCTTTCTGGTGCGGCTCGAAATTACTGGCGAAGTGGATGCGCATACCGGCTGGATCATCGATTTTGCCGAACTGAAGGCGGCTTTTATGCCGGTTTACGATCGGCTGGATCACTACTATCTGAACGATATCCCCGGCCTTGAAAATCCCACCAGCGAAGTGCTGGCGAAATGGATCTGGGATCAGATGAAGCCAAAGCTCGCCGATCTCAGCGCCGTAATGATCAAAGAGACCTGCACCGCTGGCTGCGTCTATAAAGGTTAA
- the cysJ gene encoding NADPH-dependent assimilatory sulfite reductase flavoprotein subunit, giving the protein MTTQAPPSSLLPLNPEQLARLQAATGDFSTTQLAWLSGYFWGMVNQTPGAAALSAPAPVEATTITLLSASQTGNARRVAEQLRDDLLAAKLSVNLVNAGDYKFKQIAQEKLLVVVASTQGEGDPPEEAVALHKFLMSKKAPKLDGTAFAVFGLGDTSYEFFSKAGKDFDGKLAELGGERLLDRVDADVEYAADAEKWRKQIVEILKARAPGQSPAAAAVSATGTVNEVFSSPYTKEEPLTATLAVNQKITGRNSDKDVRHIEIDLGDSGLRYQPGDALGVWFENDPALVQELVELLWLKGDESVTVNGQTLPLAEALQKHFELTVNTPQIVEQYGKLCRDETLLGLINEKPRLQHYAQNTPIVDMVRQAPVELTADQLTGLLRPLTPRLYSIASSQAESESEVHITVGAVRYEIDGRVRAGGASSFLADRLEEDGDLRIFIEHNDNFRLPADPEAPVIMIGPGTGIAPFRAFMQQRDNEGAAGKNWLFFGNPHFTEDFLYQVEWQRYVKDGLLTNIDLAWSRDQQQKVYVQDKIRAKGAEVWRWIEQGAHIYVCGDANRMAKDVEQALLEVIAGHGGMDLETADEFLSELRIERRYQRDVY; this is encoded by the coding sequence ATGACGACTCAGGCACCTCCAAGCTCTCTGCTTCCGCTGAATCCGGAACAACTCGCCCGTTTGCAGGCGGCCACCGGGGATTTCTCGACCACGCAGCTGGCGTGGCTCTCTGGCTATTTCTGGGGCATGGTCAACCAGACGCCTGGTGCGGCAGCCCTCTCTGCGCCAGCCCCGGTGGAGGCTACTACTATTACCCTGCTTTCCGCCTCTCAGACCGGTAACGCCCGTCGCGTGGCAGAGCAGCTGCGTGACGATCTGCTGGCAGCGAAGCTGAGCGTTAACCTGGTTAACGCAGGTGATTACAAGTTCAAGCAGATAGCGCAGGAAAAACTGCTGGTGGTTGTCGCCTCTACCCAGGGTGAAGGCGATCCGCCGGAAGAGGCCGTCGCGCTGCACAAATTCCTGATGTCGAAGAAGGCGCCGAAGCTGGACGGTACCGCGTTTGCCGTGTTCGGCCTGGGCGATACCTCTTATGAATTCTTCAGCAAGGCGGGGAAAGATTTCGACGGCAAGCTGGCGGAGTTGGGCGGTGAGCGGCTGTTGGATCGTGTGGATGCTGACGTTGAGTATGCCGCTGACGCAGAGAAATGGCGTAAGCAGATTGTTGAAATCCTCAAGGCGCGAGCGCCAGGCCAGTCACCTGCGGCGGCTGCGGTTAGCGCCACCGGTACGGTGAACGAAGTCTTCAGCAGCCCCTACACTAAAGAGGAGCCGCTGACCGCCACTCTGGCCGTGAATCAGAAAATTACCGGACGTAACTCCGATAAAGACGTTCGCCATATTGAGATTGATCTCGGCGATTCAGGCCTGCGCTACCAGCCGGGTGATGCGCTGGGCGTCTGGTTTGAGAACGACCCCGCTCTGGTGCAGGAGCTGGTTGAGCTGTTGTGGCTGAAAGGCGATGAGAGCGTTACGGTTAACGGGCAGACGCTGCCACTGGCCGAGGCGCTGCAAAAGCATTTTGAGCTGACGGTGAATACGCCGCAGATCGTTGAGCAGTACGGCAAGCTGTGCCGGGATGAAACGCTGCTGGGGCTGATTAATGAAAAACCACGGCTTCAGCACTACGCGCAGAACACGCCAATTGTGGATATGGTCCGTCAGGCACCCGTCGAGCTGACGGCCGATCAGCTGACTGGCCTGCTGCGTCCGCTGACGCCACGCCTTTACTCTATCGCCTCGTCGCAGGCTGAGAGCGAGAGCGAAGTGCATATCACCGTGGGTGCTGTGCGTTATGAAATTGACGGGCGTGTTCGTGCAGGCGGCGCTTCCAGCTTCCTGGCCGATCGTCTGGAAGAGGATGGCGATCTGCGCATCTTTATCGAACATAACGACAACTTCCGTCTGCCGGCTGACCCGGAAGCGCCGGTCATTATGATCGGGCCAGGCACCGGTATTGCACCGTTCCGCGCCTTTATGCAGCAGCGTGATAATGAGGGCGCCGCAGGCAAAAACTGGCTCTTCTTTGGCAACCCGCACTTTACGGAAGATTTCCTCTATCAGGTAGAGTGGCAGCGCTACGTGAAGGATGGGCTGCTGACGAATATCGATCTCGCCTGGTCCCGCGACCAGCAGCAGAAAGTCTATGTACAGGATAAAATCCGCGCTAAGGGTGCCGAAGTGTGGCGCTGGATCGAGCAGGGCGCGCATATCTACGTCTGCGGTGACGCAAACCGGATGGCGAAGGATGTGGAGCAGGCGTTGCTGGAAGTGATAGCCGGGCACGGCGGCATGGATCTTGAGACCGCCGATGAATTTTTAAGTGAGCTGCGCATTGAGCGCCGTTATCAGCGAGACGTTTACTAA
- the cysI gene encoding assimilatory sulfite reductase (NADPH) hemoprotein subunit: protein MTNEKHPGPLVVEGKLTDAERLKKESNYLRGTIAEDLQNGLTGGFTGDNFLLIRFHGMYQQDDRDIRAERAEQKLEPRHAMMLRCRLPGGIITPKQWLGIDKFAENNTIYGSIRLTNRQTFQFHGILKGNVKPAHQMLSEVGLDALATANDVNRNVLCSSNPVESELHQEAYEWAKKLSEHLLPQTRAYAEIWLDQEKVATTDKEPILGETYLPRKFKTTVVVPPHNDVDLHANDLNFVAIAENGKLIGFNLLVGGGLSIDHGNKATYARTASEFGFLPLEKTLAVAEAVVTTQRDWGNRTDRKNAKTKYTLERVGVETFKAEVERRAEIKFEPIRPYEFTTRGDRIGWVKGIDDKWHLTLFIENGRLLDYPGRPLKTGIAEIAKIHQGDFRLTANQNLIVAGVPEAEKPKIEALARSHGLMESVTAQRENSMACVSFPTCPLAMAEAERFLPDFVTRVEELMSSHGVGNEHIVLRVTGCPNGCGRALLAEIGLVGKAPGRYNLHLGGNRIGTRIPRMYRENITEDEILSTLDALLGRWSKEREADEGFGDFTIRAGVVKPVVDPARDFWA, encoded by the coding sequence ATGACTAATGAAAAACATCCTGGCCCGCTGGTGGTTGAAGGCAAACTCACCGACGCAGAGCGCCTGAAGAAAGAGAGTAATTATCTGCGCGGTACCATCGCCGAAGATCTGCAAAACGGTCTGACCGGCGGCTTTACCGGCGACAACTTTTTGCTGATCCGCTTTCACGGCATGTATCAGCAGGATGACCGCGATATTCGTGCCGAGCGCGCCGAGCAGAAGCTGGAGCCGCGTCATGCCATGATGCTGCGCTGCCGTCTGCCGGGCGGTATCATCACGCCGAAACAGTGGCTGGGTATCGATAAGTTTGCTGAGAACAATACGATTTACGGCAGCATTCGTCTGACCAACCGCCAGACTTTCCAGTTTCACGGCATTCTGAAAGGCAACGTGAAGCCTGCGCACCAGATGCTGAGCGAAGTAGGGCTGGATGCGCTGGCAACCGCCAACGACGTAAACCGCAACGTGCTGTGCAGCTCGAATCCGGTTGAGTCTGAGCTGCATCAGGAAGCCTACGAGTGGGCGAAAAAGCTCTCTGAGCACCTGCTGCCGCAGACGCGTGCTTACGCCGAGATCTGGCTGGATCAGGAGAAAGTCGCCACCACGGATAAAGAGCCGATTCTGGGCGAAACCTATCTGCCGCGTAAATTTAAAACCACCGTGGTGGTGCCGCCGCATAACGACGTGGATCTGCACGCGAACGATCTTAACTTCGTCGCCATTGCTGAAAACGGCAAGCTGATTGGCTTTAACCTGCTGGTGGGCGGTGGCTTGTCTATCGACCACGGTAACAAAGCGACCTATGCGCGTACCGCCAGCGAGTTTGGCTTCCTGCCGCTGGAGAAAACGCTGGCGGTAGCGGAAGCGGTGGTGACCACCCAGCGCGACTGGGGCAACCGTACCGACCGTAAAAATGCCAAAACCAAATATACGCTTGAGCGTGTAGGCGTTGAGACGTTTAAGGCGGAAGTTGAGCGTCGTGCAGAGATCAAGTTTGAGCCGATCCGCCCTTATGAGTTTACCACCCGTGGCGATCGTATCGGCTGGGTGAAGGGGATTGATGATAAGTGGCACCTGACGCTGTTTATTGAAAATGGCCGCCTGCTGGACTATCCGGGTCGTCCGCTGAAAACCGGCATCGCAGAGATTGCGAAAATTCACCAGGGCGATTTCCGCCTCACCGCCAACCAGAATCTGATTGTGGCGGGCGTGCCGGAAGCGGAGAAGCCGAAAATTGAGGCGCTGGCCCGCAGCCACGGCTTGATGGAAAGCGTCACTGCCCAGCGTGAAAATTCTATGGCCTGCGTGTCGTTCCCAACCTGCCCGCTGGCAATGGCGGAAGCCGAACGTTTCCTGCCAGATTTTGTCACCCGCGTGGAGGAGCTGATGAGTTCGCACGGCGTGGGCAATGAGCACATTGTGCTGCGCGTGACCGGCTGTCCGAATGGCTGTGGTCGGGCGCTGCTGGCGGAGATAGGGCTGGTGGGCAAGGCGCCGGGGCGCTATAACCTGCATCTGGGCGGGAACCGCATCGGGACGCGCATCCCGCGTATGTACCGTGAAAACATCACCGAAGATGAAATTTTGTCTACCCTTGATGCATTACTGGGTCGCTGGTCAAAAGAGCGCGAAGCTGATGAAGGCTTTGGCGATTTCACTATTCGCGCAGGCGTGGTGAAACCGGTTGTCGATCCGGCCCGCGATTTTTGGGCATAA
- a CDS encoding phosphoadenylyl-sulfate reductase, whose amino-acid sequence MSVLDLSALNELPKVERVMALAEVNSKLDKLSAQERVLWALENLPGEAVLSSSFGIQAAVSLHLVNQVKPGIPVILTDTGYLFPETYQFIDRLTEKLDLNLKVFRAEQSAAWQEARYGKLWEQGVEGIERYNEINKVAPMNRALAELNGQTWFAGLRRDQSSSRAHLPVLAIQRGVFKVLPIIDWDNRQVHQYLQENDLGYHPLWDQGYLSVGDTHTTRKWEPGMAEEETRFFGLKRECGLHE is encoded by the coding sequence ATGTCTGTACTCGATCTCTCGGCACTGAACGAATTACCTAAAGTTGAGCGCGTGATGGCGCTGGCGGAAGTGAACAGCAAACTGGATAAGCTCTCTGCTCAGGAGCGCGTGCTCTGGGCGCTGGAGAATCTGCCCGGCGAAGCGGTGCTCTCTTCCAGCTTCGGCATTCAGGCTGCGGTCAGTCTGCATCTGGTGAATCAGGTGAAGCCGGGCATTCCGGTGATCCTGACCGATACCGGTTATCTGTTCCCGGAAACCTATCAGTTTATCGATCGGTTGACGGAGAAGCTGGACCTCAACCTGAAGGTGTTCCGTGCAGAGCAAAGCGCGGCATGGCAGGAGGCGAGGTACGGCAAGCTGTGGGAGCAGGGCGTTGAAGGGATTGAACGCTACAACGAGATCAATAAAGTTGCGCCAATGAACCGGGCGCTGGCAGAGTTAAACGGGCAGACCTGGTTTGCCGGTCTGCGTCGCGATCAGTCCAGCAGTCGTGCACATCTGCCGGTGCTGGCTATCCAGCGTGGCGTCTTTAAGGTGCTGCCGATCATCGACTGGGATAACCGTCAGGTGCATCAGTATCTGCAAGAGAACGATTTGGGATATCACCCGCTGTGGGATCAGGGCTATCTTTCGGTGGGCGATACGCACACCACCCGTAAATGGGAGCCAGGAATGGCGGAAGAGGAAACCCGTTTCTTCGGCCTGAAGCGCGAGTGCGGGCTGCACGAGTAG
- a CDS encoding YciI family protein, whose amino-acid sequence MYIVSLSYTRPMDEVDAVLDAHMAWLDKYFAAGVFITAGRKEPRTGGVIIARDIDRERLNTILQEDAFQAVAEYEVTQVNITRAANEFNALIGS is encoded by the coding sequence ATGTATATCGTTAGCCTGAGTTATACCCGTCCGATGGACGAAGTGGATGCCGTGCTGGATGCGCATATGGCGTGGCTGGATAAGTATTTCGCCGCCGGCGTTTTCATCACCGCCGGCAGGAAGGAGCCTCGAACAGGCGGCGTAATTATCGCCAGGGATATCGATCGTGAACGGCTGAACACCATCCTGCAGGAAGATGCCTTCCAGGCGGTGGCGGAGTATGAGGTGACACAGGTTAATATCACCCGCGCCGCCAATGAGTTTAACGCGCTTATTGGCAGTTAA
- a CDS encoding aminopeptidase has product MFSRLCLSALAALLSCGAVFPLSAAQQDGQFAEQQLRHIATYFPGRMAGSPAEMLTADYLQRQFTEMGYKSNKRTFTARYQYPSQDGHITSHNVTATSVIAAKAGDVPQQIIIVTHADTYLPASDSDRQHNLGGLTLQGADDNASGLGVMLELAQKLRKVPLHYSLRFVALSAEELGQRGEEDYLARMKPEEKKNTLLVISLDSLIVGDKLYFDSGSNTPEAVARQTRDRALAIARLHGLAAATNGKAVKKRPAEDRFDQAGFPLLSIRATNWDLGKRDGKQQRTASRHFPQGTTLHQASLDNLAYLDRWLPGRISQRTRATVKILLPLITELANPKT; this is encoded by the coding sequence ATGTTTTCCCGACTCTGCCTGAGTGCGCTGGCCGCGCTGCTCAGTTGCGGTGCTGTTTTCCCCTTATCGGCTGCCCAGCAGGATGGCCAGTTCGCTGAGCAACAGTTGCGCCATATCGCCACCTACTTCCCCGGCCGTATGGCGGGCAGCCCGGCAGAGATGCTGACAGCAGACTACCTGCAGCGCCAGTTCACTGAAATGGGCTATAAAAGTAACAAGCGTACCTTCACCGCTCGCTATCAATATCCTTCGCAGGATGGACATATCACGTCGCATAACGTGACCGCTACCTCGGTGATTGCCGCCAAAGCGGGCGACGTTCCCCAGCAGATTATCATTGTTACTCACGCGGATACTTACCTGCCAGCCAGCGACAGCGACCGGCAACATAATCTGGGTGGGTTAACCCTTCAGGGCGCGGACGATAATGCCTCCGGGCTGGGCGTGATGCTGGAACTGGCGCAGAAGCTCAGAAAAGTGCCGCTGCATTACAGCCTGCGCTTCGTCGCCCTCAGTGCCGAAGAGCTGGGCCAGCGCGGTGAAGAGGATTACCTCGCCCGTATGAAGCCGGAAGAGAAGAAGAACACGCTGCTGGTGATAAGCCTGGACAGCCTGATTGTTGGCGATAAACTCTATTTCGACAGCGGCAGCAACACGCCGGAAGCGGTTGCCCGCCAAACGCGAGACCGTGCGCTGGCCATCGCCCGCCTGCATGGGCTGGCGGCAGCAACAAACGGCAAAGCGGTGAAAAAACGTCCCGCAGAAGATCGGTTTGATCAAGCGGGGTTCCCTCTGCTTAGCATCCGCGCCACCAACTGGGATCTGGGCAAACGTGACGGGAAGCAGCAGCGAACCGCCAGCCGCCATTTCCCGCAGGGCACCACGCTGCATCAGGCATCGCTCGATAACCTGGCCTATCTCGATCGCTGGTTGCCTGGGCGGATTTCGCAGCGCACACGCGCTACCGTTAAAATTCTCCTGCCGCTGATTACCGAGCTGGCAAATCCTAAAACCTGA
- the cysG gene encoding siroheme synthase CysG, which translates to MDYLPIFADIRNKPVLIVGGGDVAARKIELLRRAGAHVNIAARELCEELTALEKSGAVSWIAKAYQPSQLDSAWLVIAATDDGELNARVFTDASERRLLANVVDDQPKCAFIFPSIVDRSPLVVAISSSGTAPVLARLLREKLEALLPANLGQMAEIAGQWRNKVKERFSKMSDRRRFWERAFNGLFASQVASGNIDGAKRTLDQQLDDPEASEGEIILVGAGPGDAGLLTLRGLQVMQQADVVLYDHLVSDEILDLVRRDADRICVGKRANAHSVPQEETNRLLVELAKKGKRVVRLKGGDPFIFGRGGEELQAAVEAGIPFQVVPGVTAAAGATAYAGIPLTHRDHAQSATFITGHCRADGEGMDWASLARARQTLAIYMGTMKAAEISAQLIAHGRDAQTPVAVIGRGTRQDQQVLIGTLQELDALAHRAPTPALLVIGEVVNLHQQLAWFQHSAQQDGRESAVVNLA; encoded by the coding sequence GTGGACTATCTTCCGATTTTTGCAGACATCCGTAATAAACCGGTGCTGATTGTAGGCGGCGGTGACGTGGCTGCGCGCAAAATTGAGCTTCTGCGTCGCGCGGGCGCTCACGTCAACATTGCGGCACGCGAGCTGTGTGAAGAGCTGACTGCGCTGGAAAAGAGCGGTGCAGTCAGCTGGATCGCCAAAGCTTATCAGCCTTCTCAACTCGATAGCGCCTGGCTGGTGATTGCGGCCACCGATGACGGCGAGCTGAATGCCCGCGTCTTCACCGATGCCAGCGAGCGTCGCCTGCTGGCTAACGTGGTTGACGATCAGCCCAAGTGCGCCTTTATTTTCCCCTCAATTGTGGACCGCTCTCCGCTGGTGGTCGCCATCTCTTCCAGCGGCACCGCGCCAGTGCTGGCCCGACTGCTGCGTGAAAAGCTGGAAGCTTTGCTGCCTGCCAATCTGGGACAGATGGCGGAAATCGCCGGACAGTGGCGCAACAAAGTCAAAGAGCGCTTCAGCAAGATGTCGGATCGCCGCCGTTTCTGGGAGAGAGCCTTTAACGGGCTGTTTGCCAGCCAGGTCGCTTCCGGCAACATCGACGGCGCGAAGCGCACGCTGGATCAGCAGCTTGACGACCCGGAAGCCAGCGAAGGTGAAATCATCCTTGTGGGTGCCGGGCCGGGCGATGCGGGCCTGTTGACGCTGCGGGGTCTTCAGGTCATGCAGCAGGCTGACGTGGTGCTCTATGACCATCTGGTCAGCGATGAAATTCTGGACCTGGTGCGCCGCGATGCCGACCGCATCTGCGTAGGCAAGCGGGCAAATGCGCACAGCGTGCCGCAGGAAGAGACTAACCGTCTGCTGGTTGAGCTGGCGAAGAAAGGCAAACGCGTGGTGCGGCTGAAGGGGGGCGATCCCTTTATCTTTGGCCGGGGCGGTGAAGAGTTACAGGCTGCTGTGGAAGCGGGCATCCCCTTCCAGGTGGTACCGGGCGTAACGGCTGCCGCAGGCGCAACCGCCTACGCAGGGATCCCGCTGACCCACCGTGACCATGCGCAGAGCGCAACGTTTATTACCGGTCATTGCCGTGCCGACGGCGAGGGCATGGACTGGGCTTCACTGGCCCGCGCCCGGCAGACGCTGGCTATCTATATGGGCACCATGAAAGCGGCAGAGATCTCCGCACAGCTGATTGCTCACGGGCGCGACGCTCAGACGCCGGTGGCGGTGATTGGTCGCGGCACGCGACAGGATCAGCAGGTGCTGATCGGCACGCTACAAGAATTAGACGCATTAGCGCATCGCGCACCGACGCCGGCGCTGTTGGTAATAGGGGAAGTGGTTAACCTGCACCAACAGCTGGCATGGTTTCAACATTCAGCGCAGCAGGACGGACGCGAGTCCGCCGTTGTGAATTTGGCTTGA
- the cysD gene encoding sulfate adenylyltransferase subunit CysD — protein MDQKRLTHLRQLEAESIHIIREVAAEFGNPVMMYSIGKDSSVMLHLARKAFYPGTLPFPLLHVDTGWKFREMYEFRDRTVKNIGAELLVHKNPEGVAMGINPFVHGSAKHTDIMKTEGLKQALNKYGFDAAFGGARRDEEKSRAKERIYSFRDRFHRWDPKNQRPELWHNYNGQINKGESIRVFPLSNWTELDIWQYIFLENIEIVPLYLAAPRPVLERDGMLMMIDDDRIDLQPGEVIEQRMVRFRTLGCWPLTGAVESEAQTLPGIIEEMLVSTTSERQGRVIDRDQSGSMELKKRQGYF, from the coding sequence ATGGATCAAAAACGACTCACCCACCTGCGTCAACTGGAAGCGGAAAGTATCCATATCATCCGTGAAGTGGCGGCAGAGTTTGGCAACCCGGTGATGATGTACTCCATCGGCAAGGACTCCTCGGTGATGCTGCATCTGGCGCGCAAGGCGTTCTATCCTGGCACGCTGCCGTTCCCATTGCTGCACGTGGATACCGGTTGGAAATTCCGCGAAATGTACGAGTTCCGCGACCGCACGGTGAAAAACATCGGCGCTGAGCTGCTGGTGCATAAAAACCCGGAAGGCGTGGCGATGGGCATTAACCCGTTCGTCCACGGCAGCGCCAAGCATACCGACATCATGAAAACCGAAGGCCTGAAGCAGGCGCTGAACAAATATGGTTTTGATGCTGCCTTTGGCGGCGCCCGCCGTGACGAAGAGAAGTCGCGTGCGAAAGAGCGTATCTACTCCTTCCGCGACCGTTTCCATCGCTGGGACCCGAAAAATCAGCGTCCTGAGCTGTGGCATAACTACAACGGCCAGATCAACAAAGGCGAAAGCATTCGCGTCTTCCCGCTCTCCAACTGGACCGAGCTGGATATCTGGCAGTACATCTTCCTGGAAAATATTGAGATCGTCCCATTGTACCTGGCGGCTCCCCGTCCGGTTCTGGAGCGCGACGGCATGCTGATGATGATTGATGACGATCGCATCGACCTGCAACCTGGCGAAGTGATTGAGCAGCGTATGGTGCGTTTCCGTACCCTCGGCTGCTGGCCGCTGACCGGCGCAGTGGAGTCTGAAGCGCAGACGCTGCCGGGGATCATTGAAGAGATGCTGGTCTCCACCACCAGCGAACGTCAGGGCCGCGTTATTGACCGCGACCAGTCCGGCTCAATGGAGCTGAAGAAACGCCAGGGTTATTTCTGA
- the cysN gene encoding sulfate adenylyltransferase subunit CysN, with amino-acid sequence MNNVIAQQIADQGGVEAWLHAQQHKSLLRFLTCGSVDDGKSTLIGRLLHDTRQIYEDQLSSLHNDSKRHGTQGEKLDLALLVDGLQAEREQGITIDVAYRYFSTEKRKFIIADTPGHEQYTRNMATGASTCDLAILLIDARKGVLDQTRRHSFISTLLGIKHLIVAINKMDLVEYSEATFEQIKQDYLDFAGQLPADLDIRFVPMSALEGENVASPSEAMSWYTGPTLLDVLETVEVKRVVEQQPMRFPVQYVNRPNLDFRGYAGTLASGSVKVGQRVKALPSGVESSIARIVTFDGDLQEAQAGEAITLVLKDEIDISRGDLLVAAEETLKPVQAAAVDVVWMAEQPLVPGQSFDIKIAGKKTRARIEKIKYQVEINSLAQHDVESLPLNGIGLVEMTFDEPMVLDNYQANPVTGGMIFIDRLSNVTVGAGMIREPLQDVVQDRGNFSAFELELNALVRRHFPHWNARDLLGGQ; translated from the coding sequence ATGAACAACGTCATTGCACAACAAATTGCTGACCAGGGCGGCGTTGAAGCCTGGCTGCACGCGCAGCAACATAAAAGCCTGCTGCGCTTTCTGACCTGCGGCAGCGTCGACGACGGCAAGAGTACGCTGATTGGTCGCCTGCTTCACGACACGCGCCAGATTTATGAAGATCAGCTCTCTTCGCTGCATAACGACAGCAAACGTCACGGTACCCAGGGCGAAAAGCTCGACCTGGCGCTGCTGGTGGATGGCCTGCAGGCGGAGCGTGAGCAGGGCATTACCATTGATGTGGCTTACCGCTATTTCTCCACCGAGAAGCGTAAGTTCATTATTGCCGATACGCCGGGACACGAGCAGTACACCCGTAATATGGCGACCGGCGCCTCGACCTGCGACCTGGCGATCCTGCTGATTGATGCGCGCAAGGGGGTACTGGATCAGACTCGTCGTCACAGCTTTATCTCCACGCTGCTGGGCATCAAGCACCTGATCGTGGCGATCAACAAAATGGATCTGGTGGAGTACAGCGAAGCCACTTTTGAGCAGATCAAACAGGACTACCTGGACTTTGCCGGTCAGCTTCCTGCCGACCTGGATATCCGCTTTGTGCCGATGTCGGCGCTGGAAGGGGAAAACGTTGCCTCGCCAAGCGAAGCGATGAGCTGGTATACCGGCCCGACGCTGCTGGACGTGCTGGAAACCGTAGAGGTGAAGCGCGTGGTCGAGCAGCAGCCGATGCGCTTCCCGGTGCAGTACGTTAACCGTCCTAACCTGGATTTCCGTGGCTATGCCGGTACGCTGGCATCTGGCAGCGTGAAAGTGGGCCAGCGCGTTAAGGCGCTTCCTTCTGGCGTGGAATCTTCTATCGCCCGTATCGTGACCTTTGATGGCGATCTGCAGGAAGCGCAGGCGGGCGAGGCGATCACCCTGGTGCTGAAGGATGAGATTGATATCAGCCGTGGCGATCTGCTGGTAGCCGCAGAAGAGACGCTGAAACCGGTGCAGGCCGCTGCGGTAGACGTGGTCTGGATGGCCGAGCAGCCGCTGGTGCCGGGACAGAGCTTTGATATCAAAATTGCCGGTAAGAAAACCCGCGCCCGTATTGAAAAGATTAAGTATCAGGTTGAGATCAACAGCCTGGCGCAGCACGACGTCGAAAGCCTGCCGCTGAACGGCATCGGCCTGGTGGAGATGACCTTTGATGAACCGATGGTGCTCGACAATTATCAGGCTAACCCGGTAACTGGCGGCATGATCTTTATCGATCGCCTGAGCAACGTCACGGTGGGTGCCGGGATGATTCGCGAACCGTTACAGGATGTGGTGCAGGATCGGGGCAACTTCAGCGCGTTTGAGCTGGAGCTGAATGCGCTGGTTCGTCGTCACTTCCCGCACTGGAACGCACGCGATCTGCTGGGCGGCCAGTAA
- the cysC gene encoding adenylyl-sulfate kinase has product MAAEHDENVIWHSHAVTRAEREQQHGHQGAVLWFTGLSGSGKSTVAGALEQALHQLGVSTYLLDGDNVRHGLCRDLGFSDDDRKENIRRVGEVARLMVDAGLVVLTAFISPHRAERQMVRDMLGEGRFIEVFVDTPLAICEARDPKGLYKKARAGELRNFTGIDAVYEAPEQAEMHLDGAQSVPVLVSQIVALLRQQQHLPA; this is encoded by the coding sequence ATGGCCGCTGAACACGACGAAAACGTTATCTGGCATTCGCACGCGGTGACGCGTGCTGAGCGAGAGCAGCAGCATGGCCATCAGGGCGCGGTGCTCTGGTTCACCGGTCTTTCGGGATCGGGGAAATCGACCGTGGCTGGCGCGCTGGAACAGGCGCTGCATCAGCTTGGGGTCAGCACCTATCTGCTCGACGGCGACAATGTCCGTCACGGGCTGTGCCGCGATCTCGGTTTCAGCGATGATGACCGCAAAGAGAATATCCGTCGGGTGGGCGAAGTCGCCAGACTGATGGTTGATGCCGGGCTGGTGGTGCTCACCGCGTTTATCTCTCCGCATCGTGCTGAACGCCAGATGGTGCGGGATATGCTGGGTGAAGGGCGATTTATCGAAGTGTTTGTGGATACGCCGCTGGCGATCTGTGAAGCGCGTGACCCGAAAGGGTTATACAAGAAGGCGCGGGCCGGTGAGTTGCGTAATTTCACCGGTATCGATGCAGTCTACGAAGCGCCTGAGCAGGCGGAGATGCATCTTGATGGCGCACAGTCGGTGCCGGTGCTGGTTTCTCAGATTGTGGCGCTGCTTCGCCAGCAGCAGCACCTGCCAGCGTAA